A stretch of DNA from Paenibacillus sp. FSL W8-0186:
CTGATGATGCTTGGGATGCGCTGGATTACGCGGCGGACGGGTCCGCTCTATAAGGAGCGCCAGAAAAATCTGGGCGAGCTGAACGGTTATATTGAGGAGACGCTGTCGGGTCAGCGGATCATCAAAGCCTTCTCGCAGGAGGAGCGGGTGATGCGCGAGTTCAGGGAGCGCAACGATGCGATCCGGCAATCGGGATTTTGGGCGCAGACGATTTCGGGCTTCATTCCGAAGCTGATGAATGCGCTGAATAATCTGGGTTTTGCGCTGGTCGCCGGGGTCGGCGGCATTCTGGCGATCCGCGGGGCGATTACGGTAGGTGTGATCATCGTCTTCGTGGAATATTCGCGGCAGTTCACCCGGCCGCTGAATGATTTGGCGAACCAGTGGAACACGCTGCTGTCGGCGATTGCCGGGGCGGAGCGGGTGTTCGAGGTGATGGACGAAGAGGTCGAGGAACGGGACGAAGGAGCAGCGGTCACGCTGCAGCAGGTGGAGGGCGCTGTCCGGTTCTCGGACGTATCGTTCTCCTATGAAGAGGGCGGCGATACGCTGGAGGGGATCAGCTTTGAGGCGAAGCCGGGGGAGATGATCGCCTTGGTGGGCCCTACGGGAGCGGGAAAAACGACGCTGATCCAGCTGCTGTCCCGTTTTTACAATCCGTCTAAAGGGGTTATTACGGTCGATGGCCGGGATATTACGTCGATCCGGCGGGAGAGTCTGCGTTCCCATATGGCGTTCGTGCTGCAGGATTCCTTCCTGTTTAAGGGGACGATCCGGGAAAATATCCGCTTCGGGCGGCTCGATGCGACCGATGAGGAGGTAGAGGAGGCGTCTCGCCTGGCGAATGCGCATTCCTTCATTATGCGTCTGCAGGACGGCTACGATAAGATGCTCGATGCGGACGGCAGCGGCATCAGCCAGGGACAGCGGCAGCTGCTGGCGATCGCGCGGGCGATCCTCGCCAATCCGTCGATCCTCGTGCTGGACGAAGCGACCAGCAGCATCGACACGGTGACCGAGCTCAAAATCCAGGATGGCCTGCAGCGGCTGATGAAGGGCAGAACAAGCTTCGTCATCGCGCACCGGCTCAATACGATCCGTCAGGCCGATAAAATCCTCGTGCTGAAGGACGGCCGGCTGATCGAGCAGGGCTCGCATGAGGAGCTGCTGCGGCAGGAGGGCTTCTACAGCGAGCTGTATCACGGGACTTTGCAGGGGGAGGACGAATAGCCTATGAACGGTCTGTCGAAAATGGATGCCTACTTGCGCAGCATTGCGCTGCGGCGGGAGGAGGTGCCGTCCTTTCGGGAGTACCCTTTTCATCTGCCGGTGGTTGCTGATCTGGAGCAGCTTGAATTCCACCCGAGAGTGACTTATATCGTCGGCGAGAACGGCATGGGCAAATCGACGCTGCTGGAGGCGATCGCGGTCGCTCTTGGCTTCAACCCGGAGGGCGGGACGCTGAATTTCAACTTCTCGACCGCCGAGACGCATTCCGAGCTGCATGAATATATTCGTCTGGTGAGAGGCGTGCGCAAGCCGAGGGATGGCTTCTTCTTCCGGGCGGAGAGCTACTATAATCTGGCCACGGAGATCGGGCGGCTGGATGAGGGAGTGGGCGGGCCTTCGGTAGTCGGCTCTTACGGCGGCAGGCCGCTGCATATGATGTCGCACGGCGAATCGTTTTTTGCGGCGTTCATGAACCGCTTTCGCGGAAGGGGCCTGTATATTATGGACGAGCCCGAGGCCGCTTTGTCCCCGTACCGTCAAATGGCGATGCTGTCGCGGATTCATCAGCTCGTCAGTGAGTATTCGCAGCTGATTATTTCCACGCATTCGCCGATCATCATGGCCTACCCGGATAGCGTGATTTACCAGCTGACCCCGGAGGGGATTCGCGAGGCGACGCTGGAGGAGACCGATCATTTCATGATCATGAAGGAGTTCATGAACGGCCGGGAACGTATGCTGAGGGAGCTGCTGGAGTGAAGAACTGCGGCGGCTCCTTTTTTAGTTCAATACATAAAAAGTTTATGGGGTGAGTAGACGATGATTTTGAGGACGGTGAGAAAATACGGTATTTGCCCGGTGCAGCTGCCATGTAGCGGATAACCGATTGTACCGGGCTATAAGGGCTTATTATTGGGCTTATAATTGTTATCCGGCAGCTGTGCCTCTCTGTGGTTTAGCCTAGATTGACTTTATGTTTCCTAGTGAAATTCAAGAGAGAGGGATGCCAGATGAATCGTGAGAGATTAAGAGAGTTATGGAAAAAGGAAGAAGAAAAGAGCTTTAAGGGGTGGGATTTCTCCTCCTTGACCGGGCGCATCGCGGAGGAGGATCTGCCTTGGGATTACAAAGCTGCGGTGCTGGCCCAGATGAGCGGAGAGTGCGTGATGCTCGATATGGGGACCGGGGGCGGTGAGTTTCTACGGTCGCTCCAGCCTCCAAGAGGGAGAACGTTTGCGACAGAGGCGTATCCGCCGAATTTCGAGCTCTGCCGGGCTGTCTTGCCCGCTTATGGGATTGAGGTCAGACAGGTGTTCGATGATGCGAGCCTGCCTTTTGACGACGGGTTCTTCGATTTGGTGATCAATCGTCATGAAGCCTATTCGGTGCAGGAACTGGCTAGAGTCCTGAAGCCGGGCGGCTGGTTCATTACCCAGCAGGTAGGCGGGCAGAACAACCGGGCGCTGTCCCGTTGGCTGCTTGGGGAACAAGGGATGACCACAGATTCCGGGTTCGGCCTGGAGCAGGCGGCTCGCGAGTTAACGGTGGCTGGATTAACGGTCATGGAGCGGCAGGAGTGTTTTCCCCGTCTCCGGTTTTTGGATATCGGGGCGCTGGTGTATTTTGCGAAGGTCATTGAATGGGAGTTTGCCGGGTTTTCTGTGGATGGGTGCTTTGAGAAGCTGTGTGAGCTGCAGAAGAAGCTGGAGCAGGACGGCTGTGTGGAGAGCCGGGAGCACCGCTTTTTCATCGTGGCTCGCAAACCGATATAGATCATATAGATATTTTATAAGCGGGGCTTTTGCAGCCCCGTTTTTTAAGGAGGCGTGGTTTTATCGTGCGGCATTTTACGATATTTGCTTCAAGGAATGATACCGGAGATGTTCCGGGCTTAATTGCGGAAATATTTGCAGACGGCTACAAAATAGACGGCGGTCCCGGGGAATATGTGGTTCAGCAGCGAAAATGGTTTAACAAGAACAAGATGGTCATCCGGGTTGCCTCCGAGGATACTGATCCGGATTATTTTGCGAACAATGTTCCTGGCATGATGGGGTTCTACGATCGTATTCCGTTTGAGGACGAGCAGCTTAAGCGGCTTGTGCTTACGCAGATTTCCGTGATTAATACGATGCTGGCGATTGAGACGGAGAAGGATTACGACGAGGCTTACCTGACGTTGTTCCGGGGGCTTCTTCGCGGCGTGGATGGCATCGGCTTCTTCCCGGACGGGACGCTGGCCGATCACGACGGTCGTATCATTGTGCATCCTGACGGAAGGTCAGGCAATGCCGAGTTCAGGCCAAGGGCTTGCACGCGCAAAATTAGAGGCGAGGAACGGGTTTCAGCCGAGGGCGAGCAGCGGAAGCTAGCGACGATCGCTTATTTGCGGGAGATGAATATCCCCTGGAATGAAGGGCTGCCCCAGCTGCCGCCTTTAGCGGATTTACGGTTTAAGTCGGGTGAGGAAATCGCCCGTCGGGCGGTGGCTCTGTTGCTTGTGATCCAGTATGCCTGTGATGTTCTACAGGATGAGGATCTGGAGCAATCCAGACAGTTTGTGACAGGGATGCTGGATAAGTATGGGGTAACGGATGCCCTGACGGAAAATGAAGTGGAGCTGCTCCAGCAGGAGGAGCCCGAGCATCAGGATGCGGTGAATATCTCCTGGCAATACGAGGCCTATTGGGCGCTGATCTGGGCTTTGGGTCTGGTGGAGCGGCTCGATTTTCCAAGCCAGGCTTGTGATTGCGATTTTGCAATTCAGGCGGTGTCCAGCTGCGGCAGCTTGGAGGAGTTCATGGAAAGAACGGCAGTCCGCCGTCCAGAGGAAATTTTGGATGAAGCGGATCGGATCTACCGTCTGCATTGGGCCTGTGTGAACAGCAGAGTCAAAGGGGAGAGCGCGCCGGCCGGGATGAACGAAAGCATTGTCATGGAGCGGCGCAGGGCGCTGTTCTGGCTGATCGGCTGCGGAGATGAATCATGGGATCATGTTCGTATGGATACTTAGGGTTAGGTAGCTGATTTGTTGCCGTTGTTTATTGATTGAAGAGGAAAGCTGCAAAAGTACAGAATTTTTCTCGCTAAAGTACGGAACTGTCTTGAAATTAATGTATTTTCTCCGCGGTCCCTTAATTGAACTCGGGACTGTCTCTACAGCAAATTATACGACTCGATGGCTTTATAACCGTACGGCCGGTTCGCGGAGCTAACCCAGACGGCCAGGGTGACACAGATTATGACTGGAACTGACTGAACTGGCTGAACTGACTGAACCTTGATAGCCAGGATCAGGTACTAGATGTATTTCATGCAGTTAGTTCAGCGGTTTTGGCCGTGTTAGCGGGAACTAACTGCAAAACCTACATTTAGTTTTAAGCTATTTCGGCGAATTAGCTCCATTCAGGCAAACTAACTGCATGTTTTGCATTTAGCGTATGTATTTTTGATAAAAGAGCTTAACTAGATGTATAAAATACATTTAGTTTTTCAAAAATCTCCACTAAATGGTTACTTGAGCTTGTGGAAGACGATTAAAATGCATTCCGGTACAAGTTGCGTGCCATTTTCTGTGGAATAACCATAACTTCATCTGTGGTAAGAGCAAGTTTTATCGTTTGTGCAATCTTCTTCTGCCATCCCCATACCGTTGAAGTCCGCAAAATTAAGAGCTTTAGACCATCGAACTCTCCACTGCTCCCCGGCATACAATTCAGTATCACAATGAAAAGGGGAGTTTTTGTTGGAGATACCTGTAACTGGCTTTGTTGTCCATCGGGAGGATGGTTCTGATTCTGAACACTCGCACAAGCTGTATATTACGTCTTGGAATGGAAAACCTGTCCATGTTCATCCTTTTGCAGGGGAGACATCCTATGATGTTGGACACAGGCACCATTACGCTGGCAGAACGGAACCGGCTCCAAGCGGGGTTCAACATGTTCATACCTATTATGCGGTGACCTCCTTCAACGCAGGCCACACTCATAAAATTAGAGGGACAACAGGGCCGGCGATCCCATTGCCTGGGGGCGGGCATTACCATTATTTCGAAGGGTACACGACAGTAGACGGAAGCACGCCGCATCGGCATCACTACCGCGGGAATACGGGCAACGAGGAGGCCTGAATGGGCTGAGATAGTCTGGTTGGGAGGAAGAATTCGACTGCAGCAACCAAAAAGCACCCCAGCGAAACTCTATTGGAATTCCCTTGTAAGGGGAGCGGCCAATGTTGGTTCGTAGGGTGCTATATTATTTTATAACTTTGTTTTACAGATCGTCGAATCCGTTGTCGTCGCCGACCTTGCCATAGTTGCGGGATTTGGCTTCGAAGAAGTCCGTCTTCGTCGCGTTCAGCGCTTCGTCCGAGAACGGCTTGATCCATGGCATGCAGTTGACATCCACGCCTTCGTACGCCTTCTCGAGTCCCATTAGGCCCAGGCGCTTGTTGGCAATGTACTTGATGTAATCGGACAATTCGTTCAAGTCGATGCCGCGGACTTCCTTGAGCGTATAGTGCGCCCAGTTCGTCTCCAGCTCCACTGCCCGGTCGATCGTACGGTATACGTAGTCGATGTTTTCCTTCGTATTTAGCTCCGGATAGTCGAGCAGCAGTTGCTTGAACACTTCAGCGAAGAAGTAGCAGTGCTGATTCTCGTCACGCTGGATGTAGGAAATCATCTGGCTCGTCCCCATCATCTTCTGATCGCGCGCCAGATTGTAGAAGAAGGCGAACGTACTGTAGAAGAAAATCCCTTCGAGAATGAGATCCGCTACGAGCGCTTCAAAGAATGTCTGCGGCGATTGCTCATTGCGGAAGTTCTGGTAAATTTCCGAGATGAACTT
This window harbors:
- a CDS encoding ABC transporter ATP-binding protein, coding for MLKTFVEPFRHPYPKLDANAAGSAAGRKPKAKAKNWSGTLGRIWQYLARRKAKLALVLLMVVASSALALLGPYLIGVAVDDFLAGGGGAPWVLFLTGLGAVYIGFSLSSWLQNIWMIEIAQETVYRMRIDLFRQLHRLPIPFFGTRQQGEIMSRLTNDIDNVSSTLNSSAIQIFSSVLTLIGTLAVMLYLSPLLTLLTFMIVPLMMLGMRWITRRTGPLYKERQKNLGELNGYIEETLSGQRIIKAFSQEERVMREFRERNDAIRQSGFWAQTISGFIPKLMNALNNLGFALVAGVGGILAIRGAITVGVIIVFVEYSRQFTRPLNDLANQWNTLLSAIAGAERVFEVMDEEVEERDEGAAVTLQQVEGAVRFSDVSFSYEEGGDTLEGISFEAKPGEMIALVGPTGAGKTTLIQLLSRFYNPSKGVITVDGRDITSIRRESLRSHMAFVLQDSFLFKGTIRENIRFGRLDATDEEVEEASRLANAHSFIMRLQDGYDKMLDADGSGISQGQRQLLAIARAILANPSILVLDEATSSIDTVTELKIQDGLQRLMKGRTSFVIAHRLNTIRQADKILVLKDGRLIEQGSHEELLRQEGFYSELYHGTLQGEDE
- a CDS encoding AAA family ATPase — its product is MNGLSKMDAYLRSIALRREEVPSFREYPFHLPVVADLEQLEFHPRVTYIVGENGMGKSTLLEAIAVALGFNPEGGTLNFNFSTAETHSELHEYIRLVRGVRKPRDGFFFRAESYYNLATEIGRLDEGVGGPSVVGSYGGRPLHMMSHGESFFAAFMNRFRGRGLYIMDEPEAALSPYRQMAMLSRIHQLVSEYSQLIISTHSPIIMAYPDSVIYQLTPEGIREATLEETDHFMIMKEFMNGRERMLRELLE
- a CDS encoding DUF4272 domain-containing protein — protein: MRHFTIFASRNDTGDVPGLIAEIFADGYKIDGGPGEYVVQQRKWFNKNKMVIRVASEDTDPDYFANNVPGMMGFYDRIPFEDEQLKRLVLTQISVINTMLAIETEKDYDEAYLTLFRGLLRGVDGIGFFPDGTLADHDGRIIVHPDGRSGNAEFRPRACTRKIRGEERVSAEGEQRKLATIAYLREMNIPWNEGLPQLPPLADLRFKSGEEIARRAVALLLVIQYACDVLQDEDLEQSRQFVTGMLDKYGVTDALTENEVELLQQEEPEHQDAVNISWQYEAYWALIWALGLVERLDFPSQACDCDFAIQAVSSCGSLEEFMERTAVRRPEEILDEADRIYRLHWACVNSRVKGESAPAGMNESIVMERRRALFWLIGCGDESWDHVRMDT
- a CDS encoding ribonucleotide-diphosphate reductase subunit beta; this encodes MQLQTIFNTEAPNKSTRIINGECSGILNWNDIRMPHMYKLYKVLLLNHWIADEIPMSKDAQQFPLLDPEEQRTFKINISLLAVLDSMQTMFVGDVKRYFTDSSLEAISAIIAQQEVVHNQSYSYVLSSIVSEQEQKEIFEYWKHDPVLLDRNKFISEIYQNFRNEQSPQTFFEALVADLILEGIFFYSTFAFFYNLARDQKMMGTSQMISYIQRDENQHCYFFAEVFKQLLLDYPELNTKENIDYVYRTIDRAVELETNWAHYTLKEVRGIDLNELSDYIKYIANKRLGLMGLEKAYEGVDVNCMPWIKPFSDEALNATKTDFFEAKSRNYGKVGDDNGFDDL
- a CDS encoding class I SAM-dependent methyltransferase, with protein sequence MNRERLRELWKKEEEKSFKGWDFSSLTGRIAEEDLPWDYKAAVLAQMSGECVMLDMGTGGGEFLRSLQPPRGRTFATEAYPPNFELCRAVLPAYGIEVRQVFDDASLPFDDGFFDLVINRHEAYSVQELARVLKPGGWFITQQVGGQNNRALSRWLLGEQGMTTDSGFGLEQAARELTVAGLTVMERQECFPRLRFLDIGALVYFAKVIEWEFAGFSVDGCFEKLCELQKKLEQDGCVESREHRFFIVARKPI
- a CDS encoding YmaF family protein encodes the protein MEIPVTGFVVHREDGSDSEHSHKLYITSWNGKPVHVHPFAGETSYDVGHRHHYAGRTEPAPSGVQHVHTYYAVTSFNAGHTHKIRGTTGPAIPLPGGGHYHYFEGYTTVDGSTPHRHHYRGNTGNEEA